In a single window of the Cervus elaphus chromosome 1, mCerEla1.1, whole genome shotgun sequence genome:
- the LOC122695262 gene encoding zinc finger protein 215-like, whose product MHPLSKLMTISKPHNLAHEQSEVLRANTSWHQETIPVMETDDCEASRQKFSHFQYLEVSGPREALSQLWELSLQWLRPEIHTKKQILELLVLEQFLTILPEEVRTWVNLQHPKNSKEVVSLIQDVIDMLEDEGENIENWRWNS is encoded by the coding sequence ATGCATCCTTTGAGCAAGCTGATGACTATCTCAAAACCTCATAACCTGGCTCATGAACAAAGTGAGGTCCTGAGAGCAAATACGTCTTGGCATCAGGAAACCATCCCAGTCATGGAGACAGATGACTGTGAGGCCTCTCGTCAGAAATTCAGTCATTTCCAGTATTTGGAAGTGTCTGGGCCTCGTGAAGccctgagccaactctgggagctcAGTCTTCAGTGGCTGAGACCAGAAATTCATACAAAGAAGCAGATTCTAGAGTTATTGGTGCTGGAGCAGTTCCTGACAATTCTCCCTGAAGAAGTCAGGACTTGGGTGAATTTACAACATCCGAAGAATAGCAAAGAAGTGGTGAGCCTCATACAGGATGTGATTGATATGCTTGAAGATGAAGGTGAGAATATAGAAAATTGGAGGTGGAATAGCTGA